The window AAGCGACCCGCTGGGCGGCTATGACCCCTACAGCGCCAGCAAGGGCGCGGCCGAACTGCTGGTTGCGGCCTACCGCCGTTCGTTCCTCAATCCCGAGCGACTGGCCCAGCATGGCGTGAGGCTCGGCTCGGCCCGGGCCGGCAACGTCATCGGCGGCGGGGACTGGGGCAGGAACCGGATTGTGACCGACGCGGTCTTGAGTTTGAGCAGCCGGCAACCGGTGCCCGTACGCAGCCCCGGGTCAGTGCGTCCCTGGCAGCACGTGCTTGAACCGCTGAGTGGCTACATGACGCTGGCTTCCACCATGCTGTCGAGTGACGACCCGAAGTGGTGCGCGGCATGGAACTTCGGCCCCAGGCCGGATGACGAGGCCACGGTTCAAGAGGTGGTCGAGCAGTTCTGTGCCGCCTGGGGAGGCGGCCGCTGGCAGGACAGGAGCGATCCGCAACAGCCTCACGAAGCCGGCGTCCTGCGCCTGAGCATCGACAAGGCGGTCTGCGAGTTGGGATGGTGCCCGCGCTGGAATCTGGAGCAAGCAGTCAAGCGCGCGGCAACCTGGTACAAGAGCTACTACCGCAATCCGAACGGATCCATGTACGACGCCTGCCGGAAAGAGATCGCCGACTACGAGGCGGCGCGACCTGAGCAAGCCGCAAGCCCCAAGCCGCATGCC of the candidate division WOR-3 bacterium genome contains:
- the rfbG gene encoding CDP-glucose 4,6-dehydratase, translated to MKKKREGQGIKEHRTPVRTLDPSNPRIPESSPSFWRDRSVFVTGHTGFKGSWLALWLTELGARVTGYSLAPPTRPSNFEATRLGDRLAGHYEADVRDGKRLAAALAACRPDVVFHLAAQALVRAGYDTPRETFEVNVIGTASLLDAVRELKRPCAVVVVTSDKCYENREQVWGYRESDPLGGYDPYSASKGAAELLVAAYRRSFLNPERLAQHGVRLGSARAGNVIGGGDWGRNRIVTDAVLSLSSRQPVPVRSPGSVRPWQHVLEPLSGYMTLASTMLSSDDPKWCAAWNFGPRPDDEATVQEVVEQFCAAWGGGRWQDRSDPQQPHEAGVLRLSIDKAVCELGWCPRWNLEQAVKRAATWYKSYYRNPNGSMYDACRKEIADYEAARPEQAASPKPHAACPESGA